The Deinococcus radiopugnans ATCC 19172 genome window below encodes:
- a CDS encoding IclR family transcriptional regulator, producing the protein MTDTSPPNTRQKTGRARTGEAGSVRTLERGLTVLTSLAELGQASLTQVAKAAGLSASTTYRLLETLRQSGFVEWEERSGLFSVGVRAYQVGAAFAGRNTLMGAAQTEMQALVDDLGETANLAVLRGGEAVYIHQVEGRQLVRMFAQLGAGTPLNCSGVGKVLLAWHSDDEVAGRLGEPPYPAFTPNSITTLGAYLKELQNVRTQGYALDDEEREIGVRCMATPLRDHTRQVVASLSVSAPTSRFDKSQVPAFYERMNAASRAISARLGWTP; encoded by the coding sequence ATGACCGACACCTCTCCCCCCAACACCCGCCAGAAGACGGGCCGCGCCCGCACCGGCGAGGCGGGCAGCGTCCGCACGCTGGAACGCGGCCTGACCGTGCTGACCTCGCTGGCCGAACTGGGTCAGGCGTCGCTGACGCAGGTGGCCAAGGCGGCAGGCCTGTCGGCCAGCACCACCTATCGCCTGCTGGAAACGCTGCGCCAGAGCGGCTTCGTGGAGTGGGAGGAGCGCAGCGGGCTGTTCAGCGTGGGGGTGCGGGCCTACCAGGTGGGCGCGGCCTTCGCCGGGCGCAACACCCTGATGGGCGCGGCCCAGACCGAGATGCAGGCGCTGGTCGACGATCTGGGCGAGACCGCCAACCTGGCCGTGCTGCGCGGGGGCGAGGCGGTGTACATCCATCAGGTGGAGGGCCGTCAGCTGGTGCGGATGTTCGCGCAACTGGGCGCGGGCACGCCGCTGAACTGTTCGGGCGTGGGCAAGGTGCTGCTGGCGTGGCACAGCGACGACGAGGTGGCCGGGCGTCTGGGCGAGCCGCCCTACCCGGCCTTCACGCCCAACTCGATCACGACGCTGGGCGCCTACCTGAAAGAACTTCAGAACGTGCGGACACAGGGCTACGCGCTGGACGACGAGGAACGCGAGATCGGCGTGCGCTGCATGGCGACGCCGCTGCGCGACCACACCCGACAGGTGGTGGCCTCGCTCAGCGTGTCCGCGCCGACTTCCCGCTTCGACAAGTCGCAGGTGCCGGCGTTCTACGAGCGCATGAACGCGGCCTCGCGGGCCATCTCGGCGCGGCTGGGCTGGACGCCATAA